The following coding sequences are from one Shewanella violacea DSS12 window:
- a CDS encoding DUF3565 domain-containing protein, whose product MKKSIVGYLKDDENHWVAKLSCGHYQHVRHMPPWVVRPWVITDEGRESMLGHRLDCKKCDLGLPKDVNE is encoded by the coding sequence ATGAAAAAGTCCATAGTCGGTTATCTTAAAGATGATGAAAATCATTGGGTTGCTAAGCTTTCATGCGGTCATTATCAGCACGTTAGGCATATGCCACCTTGGGTCGTACGGCCTTGGGTGATAACAGATGAAGGCAGAGAGTCTATGCTTGGTCATAGGTTAGATTGCAAAAAATGTGATCTAGGTCTACCTAAAGACGTGAATGAGTAA
- the dbpA gene encoding ATP-dependent RNA helicase DbpA has product MSFSTLTLKPELIENLKTMGYDSMTAIQAQSLPAILNGEDVIGQGKTGSGKTAAFGLGLLHKLDVKRFRIQSLVLCPTRELADQVAKEIRTLARGIHNIKVLTLCGGVPMGPQIGSLEHGAHIIVGTPGRIIDHLSRDLLNLENVNTLVLDEADRMLEMGFLPDLDYIMAEMPRERQTLLFSATFPKQIQKVAEQIMFKPVMVKVASTHDSNTIDQHFYQIDSNKDRQKALRLLLLQHRPDSAVVFCNTKRETKDVAATLANDGFSVVALHGDLEQRDRDITLMQFANKSASIMVATDVAARGLDIEALDMVINYEFAFDTEVHIHRIGRTGRAGSKGTAFTFYTLDDDYKIKLLEEYLERDIVSEGLPPENLLDTFPTQPRMVTLQIEGGKKNKVRPGDILGALTGEDGIKGSEVGKIKITEFRSYVAVDRKAAKRALHKIVNGKLKGRTYRAWEMR; this is encoded by the coding sequence ATGTCATTTTCGACATTGACCTTGAAACCTGAGTTAATTGAAAACCTTAAGACCATGGGTTATGACTCTATGACAGCCATTCAGGCGCAAAGCTTACCGGCTATCTTGAACGGTGAAGATGTTATTGGCCAAGGTAAAACTGGCTCAGGCAAAACCGCAGCTTTTGGCTTAGGTCTATTGCACAAGTTAGACGTGAAACGTTTTCGTATTCAGTCTCTGGTCTTGTGTCCGACTCGAGAGTTGGCCGATCAGGTTGCGAAAGAGATCCGCACTCTAGCTCGTGGTATTCACAACATCAAGGTGTTGACCTTATGTGGTGGTGTGCCTATGGGGCCACAAATTGGTTCGCTAGAGCACGGAGCTCATATTATCGTGGGTACGCCAGGTCGTATTATCGATCACCTGTCACGTGATCTTTTAAATCTGGAAAACGTTAACACCTTAGTGCTTGATGAAGCGGATCGTATGTTGGAGATGGGCTTCTTGCCAGATCTCGACTACATCATGGCCGAGATGCCACGTGAACGTCAGACCTTATTATTTAGCGCCACATTTCCTAAACAGATCCAGAAGGTTGCTGAACAGATAATGTTTAAGCCTGTGATGGTTAAGGTTGCATCGACTCATGATAGCAACACTATTGATCAGCATTTCTATCAGATCGACAGTAATAAAGATCGCCAAAAAGCGTTGCGGTTATTACTGCTGCAGCACCGCCCTGATAGCGCCGTAGTTTTCTGTAATACAAAGCGTGAGACGAAAGATGTGGCCGCTACATTAGCCAATGATGGCTTCAGCGTAGTGGCACTTCATGGTGATCTGGAGCAGAGAGACAGAGATATTACTCTGATGCAGTTCGCCAATAAGAGTGCTTCTATCATGGTGGCAACAGATGTTGCCGCTCGCGGCTTAGATATCGAAGCATTAGATATGGTCATTAACTACGAGTTTGCCTTCGATACCGAGGTTCATATTCACCGTATAGGTCGTACCGGACGCGCAGGAAGTAAAGGCACGGCCTTTACCTTCTATACCTTAGATGATGACTATAAGATCAAGTTGCTAGAAGAGTATCTGGAGCGTGATATCGTTAGTGAAGGTCTACCACCAGAGAATTTGTTAGATACTTTCCCGACTCAGCCTAGGATGGTTACCCTGCAGATTGAAGGTGGTAAGAAGAACAAGGTTCGTCCCGGCGATATTCTTGGAGCACTTACCGGTGAAGATGGAATCAAGGGTTCTGAAGTTGGCAAGATTAAGATCACTGAATTCCGCTCATATGTAGCCGTTGACCGCAAAGCCGCTAAGCGTGCGCTGCACAAGATCGTTAATGGCAAGCTTAAAGGTCGCACGTATCGTGCATGGGAAATGCGCTAG
- a CDS encoding DEAD/DEAH box helicase has protein sequence MSFTSLGLSAPILKAVASKGYETPSPIQAQAIPAVLEGKDVMAAAQTGTGKTAGFTLPLLELLSRGNRAQAKKVRALVLTPTRELAAQVAESVETYGKYLPLKSAVIFGGVGIGPQISKLGKGVDILVATPGRLLDLYNQGAVNFNQLEVLILDEADRMLDMGFIHDIKKILRVLPAKRQNLMFSATFSDDIRKLAKGLVNNPVEISVTPRNATAKSVEQYIYMVDQKQKTAALIHLIKQNDWKQVLVFSRTKHGANRIAKNLEANDLTAAAIHGNKSQGARTKALANFKNGAVRVLVATDIAARGIDIDQLPNVVNFDLPNVPEDYVHRIGRTGRAGASGQAVSLVSGDESKLLRDIERLIKQNIPRKEVEGFVPTQIVAETDLNDSKHGQNRGPRNANGRGNGRNGNSGSRSGSRDSRSSQGKVEHKDGQRSGEAARGHKPNDSNASHRRSSSQARTTNSASSAASKPSNTSIWGK, from the coding sequence ATGAGTTTTACCTCCCTGGGTTTATCCGCTCCGATTTTAAAAGCCGTAGCCAGTAAAGGCTATGAGACACCTTCGCCAATTCAAGCTCAAGCGATCCCCGCAGTGCTCGAAGGCAAGGATGTGATGGCAGCAGCCCAGACTGGCACAGGTAAAACTGCAGGCTTCACTCTACCTCTATTAGAGCTGTTAAGCAGAGGCAATCGTGCTCAAGCTAAAAAAGTACGCGCCCTGGTATTAACACCGACTCGTGAGCTTGCCGCTCAAGTAGCCGAGAGTGTCGAAACTTATGGTAAGTATCTACCACTTAAATCAGCAGTGATTTTCGGTGGCGTAGGCATAGGGCCACAAATTTCTAAACTAGGTAAAGGCGTCGACATATTAGTCGCCACACCTGGTCGTTTACTGGACCTATATAACCAAGGTGCGGTGAACTTCAACCAACTTGAAGTCCTGATCCTCGATGAAGCCGATCGCATGTTAGATATGGGCTTCATTCATGACATCAAAAAGATTCTTAGGGTATTACCAGCTAAACGTCAGAACCTGATGTTCTCGGCTACCTTCTCCGACGATATTCGTAAACTGGCTAAAGGCCTAGTAAACAATCCTGTCGAGATATCTGTTACCCCACGTAATGCCACGGCAAAATCCGTTGAGCAATATATCTATATGGTCGATCAGAAGCAGAAGACTGCAGCGCTGATCCACCTGATCAAGCAAAACGACTGGAAGCAGGTATTAGTATTTAGCCGTACTAAACATGGTGCAAACCGAATCGCCAAGAACCTAGAAGCTAATGACCTTACTGCAGCCGCTATTCATGGTAATAAGAGCCAAGGCGCACGTACAAAGGCACTGGCGAACTTCAAGAATGGCGCCGTTCGAGTATTAGTCGCAACCGATATCGCAGCTCGTGGTATTGATATCGACCAACTGCCTAACGTAGTTAACTTCGATCTGCCTAACGTACCAGAAGATTATGTTCATCGTATAGGCCGTACTGGTCGTGCCGGTGCTAGTGGTCAAGCGGTATCACTAGTCAGTGGTGACGAGAGCAAGCTTCTCAGAGATATAGAGCGCTTGATTAAGCAAAATATACCGCGTAAAGAAGTTGAAGGTTTTGTGCCGACTCAAATTGTAGCCGAAACCGATCTCAATGACAGCAAACATGGTCAAAACCGTGGTCCACGTAATGCCAATGGCCGCGGTAATGGCCGTAACGGTAATTCGGGCTCTCGTTCAGGCTCTCGCGATTCGCGCAGCAGCCAAGGCAAGGTCGAGCATAAAGACGGCCAACGCAGTGGTGAAGCCGCTCGCGGTCATAAGCCAAATGATAGCAACGCCAGTCACCGTAGATCTAGCTCTCAGGCTCGCACTACTAATAGCGCGAGTTCAGCAGCCTCTAAGCCATCAAATACCAGTATCTGGGGAAAGTAA